From Tripterygium wilfordii isolate XIE 37 chromosome 13, ASM1340144v1, whole genome shotgun sequence, the proteins below share one genomic window:
- the LOC120011905 gene encoding transcription factor MYB108-like — MVVVDGNSRSGSCDSKELREEDNLELRRGPWTFEEDLKLMNYIANHGEGRWNSLASCAGLNRTGKSCRLRWLNYLRPDVRRGNLTLEEQLMILELHSRWGNRWSKIAQHLPGRTDNEIKNYWRTRVQKHAKQLKCDVNSKQFKDTMRYLWMPRLIERIQATSSLNATASQVSSLPYDYDGAQMIMTSTTNYSTPDNSSTSYDSFGTSTQVSSDLGVGEYNYNNIPINHNLNPDYYQVNQVGNYQDFSVSTPSGYYGNQGLDFQEQNNTNPWLHSGDTSDNLWNVEDIWFFQQQLNGM; from the exons ATGGTTGTTGTGGATGGGAACAGCAGATCAGGCAGTTGCGACTCCAAAGAATTACGTGAAGAAGACAATCTGGAGTTAAGAAGAGGTCCATGGACGTTCGAAGAAGATCTGAAGCTCATGAATTATATTGCCAATCACGGCGAAGGAAGATGGAACTCTCTCGCTAGTTGCGCAG GACTTAATAGGACTGGGAAAAGCTGCAGATTGAGATGGCTCAACTATCTTAGACCCGACGTACGTCGCGGAAACCTTACTCTCGAAGAACAACTCATGATTCTTGAACTTCATTCTCGATGGGGAAATCG ATGGTCGAAGATAGCGCAACACTTGCCAGGCAGAACCGACAACGAAATCAAAAACTACTGGAGAACTCGTGTCCAAAAGCACGCCAAGCAGCTCAAATGTGACGTCAACAGTAAGCAATTCAAAGACACCATGCGTTATCTATGGATGCCAAGACTCATTGAACGAATCCAAGCCACTTCTTCTCTAAACGCAACCGCCAGCCAAGTGAGCAGCTTACCCTACGACTACGATGGTGCACAAATGATCATGACTTCGACTACTAATTACAGTACTCCAGATAACTCCAGCACTTCCTACGACTCGTTTGGGACTTCGACTCAGGTCTCGTCGGACTTGGGGGTCGGGGAGTATAATTACAACAATATCCCGATTAATCACAACCTTAATCCGGATTACTATCAAGTCAATCAAGTCGGTAATTACCAGGACTTCTCTGTTAGTACTCCGTCCGGGTATTACGGTAATCAGGGATTAGATTTCCAGGAGCAGAACAACACTAATCCATGGTTGCACAGCGGCGACACATCAGACAATCTTTGGAATGTGGAGGACATTTGGTTCTTCCAACAGCAACTCAACGGCATGTGA